One part of the Hydra vulgaris chromosome 01, alternate assembly HydraT2T_AEP genome encodes these proteins:
- the LOC136074988 gene encoding tetratricopeptide repeat protein 28-like, whose protein sequence is MPVVSEEATSNKKILSELRHRADLMMKMTEMNYRHQVNADQQEEKQKFQLLYVKTAKSLFEETANVMQKFLGKLYSDSEKELTTPPPCKYAVIGLGSMALKQMTPYSDLEFAILIENEGQDECEGRKIKQYFKNLSYLVNFKIINLGETIIPTSKYKVDMSHLVHRGVNFDLGGKTPLGRIEGDKHYDLKKTIDWMLYYVRNEKDKASKIDKNLPYILEKVCYVHGDEELVKEYQGKVIEFLQSKNDQHGRFNYETRAIKLLTENVVEISYTKQTLILNSKKGDLDKFNPIFLDSGEGRLFDVKQEIYRLPDRMVYNLGMCYGIDGDSAWDTINKLEDKQVINTEAAKNLKNAITFATTLRLKTYLHHKAQTEDMSIFVRPAETDLELKAQAGQIFHLSEEDLGEQGRLFQYYYTALPLHKMLKDFCKQYQTLDNTSKETFFQGNRFYSDDSVIKGFIYCRLAQYKKAQCNLEEALVSSENKDNFDLRMTLGYIYDIIGNKDKAIEQLQYCLDMKKFIFKDQPHPLVIIILNNLGVAYQTKGQYDQAIEYHTQSLEMIKLIYNDQPNPFIAKYYNNLGYVYSMRGQYDKAIKYFIKNSEIDKLIYKDEPHPLVAMTLNNIGKVYYMKRQDDKAIEYHNQSLEMKKLIYKDEPHPSVAESYNSLANVYDSKGQHDKAIEYFTKSSEIHKLFYKEEPHPEVADFLDNLGIVYANKMQYDKTIQYYTQSLEMKKLFYKDEPHPSVATTLINLGNVYCGKTQYDKAIEYYTQRLEITKLFYKDEPHPTVANTLINLGKVYCWKAQYDEAIVYYTQSLEMNKLIYKDEPHPSVADSLKSLGLVYVNKGQYDKAKECFTKTMAMEKLIYKKESYPDVASTLGNLGLVHANKGQHDKAIEYFTVSLEMKKLIYKNQPYPDVADILEYLGGVYGKKGLQDKAIECSTLSLEMNKVIYKDKPHPNIASTLNNLGKFYYNKGQHDQAIEYLTQSLEMMRVINKNEPNPLVATTLDNLGDVYYMKRQDDKAIEYHNQSLEMKKLIYKNELHPSFSESYNSLGNVYKSKGQCDKAIEYFTKSSEIYKLFYKEEPLPEVADFLANLGIAYAEKTQYDKAIEFCNQSLEMAKLFYKSEPHPSVANTLINLGNIYSWKAQYDEAIEYYTQSLEMNKLIYKDEPHPTVANSLNNLGFVYVSKGQYDKAEECFTKTMEMEKLIYKKEPHQDVASTLSNLGLVHVNKGQHDKAIEYFTNSLEMKKLIYKNQPYPDVADILDNLGGVYGIKGLQDKAIECLTQSLEMKKVIYKDEPHPDVAHTLNHLGSVYERKGQHDQAKEYFTKSSEIYKLFYKEEPQSSVAKSLNNLVNNY, encoded by the coding sequence ATGCCTGTTGTTAGTGAGGAAgcaacaagtaataaaaaaatattatcggaATTGCGACACAGAGCCGATCTAATGATGAAAATGACAGAGATGAATTATCGACATCAGGTTAACGCTGATCAGCAAGAagagaaacaaaaatttcaattattatatgtaaaaacaGCAAAATCGTTATTTGAAGAAACTGCTAATGTAATGCAAAAGTTTTTGGGTAAATTATACAGTGATAGCGAAAAAGAACTAACTACACCTCCCCCTTGTAAATATGCAGTAATAGGACTCGGTTCAATGGCACTAAAGCAAATGACGCCATATTCAGATTtggaatttgctattttaatagaaaatgaGGGCCAAGATGAATGCGAAGGTAGAAAGataaaacaatactttaaaaacCTAAGCTATTTGGTAAACTTCAAGATAATTAATCTAGGAGAGACAATAATTCCTACCAGTAAGTATAAGGTAGATATGAGTCACTTAGTACACAGAGGAGTTAACTTTGATCTCGGAGGGAAAACACCGCTTGGCAGAATAGAAGGTGACAAACattatgacttaaaaaaaacaatagattgGATGCTGTATTATGTGCGTAATGAAAAAGATAAAGCTAGTAAGATAGATAAGAACTTACCATATATACTAGAAAAGGTTTGTTATGTTCATGGCGATGAGGAACTTGTTAAGGAATATCAAGGCAAAGTTATAGAGTTTTTGCAAAGTAAGAATGACCAACATGGCAGATTTAACTATGAGACGAGAGCCATTAAGCTCCTCACAGAGAATGTTGTGGAAATTAGCTACACTAAGCaaacacttattttaaactCTAAAAAAGGTGACTTAGACAAATTCAATCCTATATTTTTAGACTCTGGCGAAGGTAGATTATTTGACGTTAAACAAGAGATATACCGATTACCTGATCGTATGGTGTATAATCTTGGTATGTGTTATGGTATTGATGGAGATAGTGCTTGGGATACAATCAATAAATTAGAGGATAAACAGGTGATAAATACAGAGGCAgcaaaaaaccttaaaaatgcaataactttTGCAACTACTCTAAGGTTAAAGACCTATCTACATCACAAAGCGCAAACAGAAGATATGTCGATATTTGTTAGACCAGCTGAAACTGATTTGGAACTCAAAGCACAAGCAGGACAGATATTCCACTTATCGGAAGAAGATTTAGGAGAACAAGGTAGATTGTTCCAATATTATTATACTGCATTGCCGTtgcataaaatgttaaaagatttcTGTAAGCAATATCAAACATTAGATAACACCAGTAAGGAAACCTTTTTTCAGGGTAATAGATTTTATAGTGATGATAGTGTTATAAAAGGGTTTATTTATTGTAGATTAGCACAATACAAGAAAGCTCAATGCAATTTAGAGGAAGCGTTAGTAAGCTcagaaaataaagataatttcgATTTAAGAATGACTTTAGGATACATTTATGATATAATTGGTAACAAAGATAAAGCCATTGAACAACTTCAGTATTGCTTAGACATGAAGAAATTCATCTTTAAAGACCAACCTCATCCATtggttattattattcttaataacCTAGGTGTTGCTTATCAAACGAAAGGGCAATATGATCAGGCGATAGAGTATCACACTCAATCTTTGGAGATGATAAAACTCATCTATAATGATCAACCTAATccatttattgcaaaatattacaataacctAGGCTATGTGTATAGCATGAGAGGGCAATATGATAAAGCAATAAagtatttcattaaaaactcgGAAATCGATAAACTCATCTATAAAGACGAACCTCATCCATTAGTTGCTATGACTCTTAATAACATAGGAAAAGTTTATTACATGAAAAGGCAAGATGATAAGGCAATAGAGTATCACAATCAAAGCTTGGAGATGAAGAAACTCATCTATAAAGACGAACCTCATCCATCTGTTGCTGAATCTTATAATAGTCTAGCAAACGTTTATGATAGCAAAGGGCAACATGATAAGGCAATAGAGTATTTTACTAAAAGCTCGGAGATTCACAAACTCTTTTATAAAGAAGAACCTCATCCAGAAGTTGCTGATTTTCTTGATAATCTTGGAATTGTTTATGCCAATAAAATGCAATATGATAAGACAATACAGTATTACACTCAAAGCTTGGAGATGAAGAAACTTTTCTATAAAGATGAACCTCATCCATCTGTTGCTACTACTCTTATTAACCTAGGGAACGTTTATTGCGGGAAAACGCAATATGATAAGGCAATAGAGTATTACACTCAAAGATTGGAGATAACGAAACTTTTCTATAAAGATGAACCTCATCCAACTGTTGCTAATACTCTTATTAACCTAGGGAAAGTTTATTGCTGGAAAGCGCAATATGATGAAGCAATAGTGTATTACACTCAAAGCTTGGAGAtgaataaacttatttataaagatgAACCTCATCCATCTGTTGCTGATTCTCTAAAAAGCCTTGGGTTAGTGTATGTCAATAAAGGGCAATATGATAAAGCGAAAGAGTGTTTCACTAAAACCATGGCGATGGAAAAACTCATCTATAAAAAAGAATCTTACCCAGATGTTGCTTCTACTCTTGGTAACCTAGGGCTAGTACATGCCAATAAAGGGCAACATGATAAAGCAATAGAGTACTTCACTGTAAGCTTAGAGATGAAGAAACTCATCTATAAAAACCAACCTTACCCAGATGTTGCTGATATTCTTGAATACCTAGGGGGAGTGTATGGCAAGAAAGGGCTTCAAGATAAGGCGATAGAGTGTTCAACTCTAAGCTTGGAGATGAATAAAGTCATCTATAAAGACAAACCTCATCCAAATATTGCTTCTACTCTTAATAACCTAGGcaaattttattacaacaaagGGCAACATGATCAGGCGATAGAGTATTTAACTCAAAGCTTGGAGATGATGAGAGTCATCAATAAAAACGAACCAAATCCATTAGTTGCTACTACTCTTGATAACCTAGGAGACGTTTATTACATGAAAAGGCAAGATGATAAAGCGATAGAGTATCACAATCAAAGCTTGGAGATGAAGAAACTCATCTATAAAAACGAACTTCATCCATCTTTTTCAGAATCTTATAATAGCCTAGGGAACGTTTATAAAAGCAAAGGGCAATGTGATAAGGCAATAGAGTATTTTACTAAAAGCTCGGAGATTTATAAACTCTTTTATAAAGAAGAACCTCTTCCAGAAGTTGCTGATTTTCTTGCTAATCTAGGGATTGCTTATGCCGAAAAAACACAATATGATAAGGCAATAGAGTTTTGCAATCAAAGCTTGGAGATGGCGAAACTTTTCTATAAAAGTGAACCTCATCCATCTGTTGCTAATACTCTTATTAACCTAGGGAACATTTATTCCTGGAAAGCGCAATATGATGAGGCAATAGAGTATTACACTCAAAGCTTGGAAATGAATAAACTCATTTATAAAGATGAACCTCATCCAACTGTTGCTAATTCTCTAAATAACCTAGGGTTTGTGTATGTCAGTAAAGGGCAATATGATAAAGCGGAAGAGTGTTTCACTAAAACCATGGAGATGGAAAAACTCATCTATAAAAAAGAACCTCACCAAGATGTTGCTTCTACTCTTAGTAACCTCGGGCTAGTACATGTCAATAAAGGGCAACATGATAAAGCAATAGAGTATTTCACTAACAGCTTGGAGATGAAGAAACTCATCTATAAAAACCAACCTTACCCAGATGTTGCTGATATTCTTGATAACTTAGGGGGAGTGTATGGCATCAAAGGGCTTCAAGATAAGGCGATAGAGTGTTTAACTCAAAGCTTGGAGATGAAGAAAGTCATCTATAAAGATGAACCTCATCCAGATGTTGCTCATACTCTTAATCACCTCGGAAGTGTTTATGAAAGAAAAGGGCAACATGATCAGGCAAAAGAGTATTTTACTAAGAGCTCGGAGATTTATAAACTCTTCTATAAAGAAGAACCTCAGTCATCTGTTGCAAAGTCTCTTAATAACCTTGTGAACAATTATTAA
- the LOC136075292 gene encoding uncharacterized protein LOC136075292, with protein MNGKTNFDDKLKLDYKENFSSIHQINKPFENFSKLKIVFNGNSTYSMLQTQDEDITQPSMEEITQPSMEEITQPSMEEITQPSMEEITQPSMEEITQPSMEEITQPSMEDITQPLMEEITGNSEKILCDEINKDENQNVEQKLIPTLPFYDDANKQEKNRKISLAKRKQNKETQVLYTELKKEEEFVLIASEVVEKVDFEDKVEHKSAELSYSLVDNNSNIISVTDQNNKTQNPPDDQDQRYNNKKYNTFKTNGKTNFSKKVVNIDHKSPFTNARLSMVDDTSSSVITADEVVKRRSESSLNLSSPYPLDAEQLSSSQLTFLQEKLGEEDRVSQHFKKQFTLKETDNEFDGSPIVHPVQNDPVLTVGEIRAKVEQIVSLKNISDTEKNKIVELKQIEKEHYKLFIQQLAYKKTQEELKDLVEVLSDLGYLTTKLGELSGELKYFTDAAVFYQYVITILNEKLTTESKNSFFKQELTNPYQKLTDIQELIFTAIDGE; from the coding sequence atgaatggtaaaacaaactttgatgataaattaaaattagattacAAAGAAAATTTCAGTTCGATCCATCAAATCAACAAACCGTTCgaaaatttttctaaacttaaaatagtttttaatggaAATTCTACTTATTCAATGTTACAAACTCAAGATGAAGACATAACTCAACCTTCAATGGAAGAAATAACTCAACCTTCAATGGAAGAAATAACTCAACCTTCAATGGAAGAAATAACTCAACCTTCAATGGAAGAAATAACTCAACCTTCAATGGAAGAAATAACTCAACCTTCAATGGAAGAAATAACTCAACCTTCAATGGAAGACATAACTCAACCTTTAATGGAAGAAATAACTGGAAACTCTGAAAAAATTCTATGCGATGAAATTAATAAGGATGAAAATCAAAACGTTGAGCAAAAATTGATTCCAACATTACCGTTCTATGACGATGCAAATaagcaagaaaaaaatagaaaaattagcTTAGCAAAGCGAAAACAGAATAAAGAAACTCAAGTGCTTTACACAGAGTTGAAAAAAGAGGAAGAGTTTGTATTGATAGCGTCAGAAGTAGTAGAAAAAGTAGATTTTGAAGATAAAGTAGAACATAAATCCGCAGAACTGTCTTATTCTCTTGTTGACAATAATTCAAACATAATAAGCGTAACGgatcaaaacaataaaactcaAAATCCCCCTGATGACCAAGATCAAAGatataacaacaaaaagtataatacttttaaaacaaatggaaaaaccaattttagtaaaaaagttgtaaatattgACCATAAAAGCCCTTTTACTAATGCCAGACTATCTATGGTGGATGATACATCCTCTAGCGTTATTACTGCTGATGAGGTAGTAAAGCGAAGATCAGAGAGCAGTCTTAACCTTTCATCACCCTATCCACTAGATGCAGAGCAACTAAGCTCATCACAGTTGACTTTTTTGCAAGAGAAACTTGGAGAAGAGGATCGGGTTTCTCagcactttaaaaaacaatttacactTAAGGAAACTGACAATGAATTCGATGGCTCACCAATTGTACACCCTGTACAAAATGATCCAGTGCTAACAGTAGGAGAAATAAGAGCGAAAGTAGAACAgatagtaagtttaaaaaatataagtgatacagaaaaaaataaaattgttgaactaaaacaaatagagaaagaacattataaactatttatccAACAACTTGCCTATAAAAAGACTCAAGAAGAACTAAAGGACTTAGTTGAAGTACTCTCAGACTTAGGGTATTTAACCACAAAGCTAGGAGAGTTAAGCGGAGAGCTTAAGTATTTCACAGATGCTGCAGTATTTTATCAATATGTCATTACTATACTAAACGAAAAACTAACTACTGaaagtaaaaattcatttttcaaacaaGAGCTAACAAATCCATATCAGAAATTAACCGACATACAAGAGTTGATATTCACAGCAATTGATGGAGAGTGA